In Anaerobaca lacustris, the sequence GCTCGAACTTGCTCGTGGGAGTCGTCAGGCAGATTCGCGTGTGCGGCCCATGCTCGCGCGACGTCTCGAACCGATAGGAGAAGTCGATATCACTGCTGCCCGTAACACTCAGCGGCGCCTTCACGACGATGGCCTGCTCCCGGAGCACGCTCATGGCCGTCGGGTCCTGCTGGACGGTGATGGCCGGGACGCCTTTCTTGAAGACCCCCGCCTTCTCCATCGCGATCCGGTCGATCGTATCACCGAGCTGGAGCTTATGATCGATGCTCAGGCTCGTGATGCCTACGACTTTGGGCAGGATCACGTTGGTGCTGTCCAGGCGGCCGCCAAGCCCCGTTTCGATGACGCCGATATCGATCTTTCGGTCGGCGAAGTACATGAACGCCAGGGCCGTCATGATCTCGAAAAACGTGGGCGGATCGTCCTTCGACAGCTTCTCGACCGGAGCGTAGATGCGGTTCATCAGTCCCAGCATCTCCGCTTCGCTAATCATCTGCGAATTCACCACGATGCGTTCGTGCAGGTGGACCAGATGTGGGGAGGTATACAGCCCGACGGTGTAGCCGTTGGATTCGAGCATCCTTGCCAGCATTGTGGCGGTCGAGCCCTTGCCCTTCGTGCCGGCGATGTGGACGGTGTTGATCTTTGCGTGGGGGTCGCCCAGCAAAGACAACAGATTCCTCATTCGATCGAGACTGAAGGTCGTTACGTTATAACGTACGCGCTCCTCTTTCTCGTAGTCGGTCTTCTCAAAGAGGTAGGCCGTGGCCTGCCTGTAGTTGTTGAAAGGCTTCTTGGTTCTGATTGAGACGACTTTTGAAGAGCTTCGCGCTGCTCGTTTCTTTCCGGTTTTCTTTGTTATTTTTGTCATGGACGGCTGATCTTAACAAACCCTGAGGCTGTCGTCAACTCTTATAGGGCGATTGCCCCGCGAAATGCGGCCGATACGCCATCGAGGATCAGGCGCAAGTAATTGTTAACTAAAAGGTTAGGGAAATATCGGTTCGGGGCGGGGGGCGCAGGCAGAATTATGGGCCATAAGAAAAGCTTTCTTTGTGAACACCTGTGCTTATAAGGCGGCTGGGCGGCGGCTACAACTCTTCAATAGCCGCAAGGAGGCGGGGGATGATCTCCATCTCGGGAACGATCGCGATCTTGCGGCCGTGGAGGTAGAAGGCGGCCTTCTCCCTGGCGGCACAGACGGCGATGTCGGCGTCTGCGGCTTCCCCCGGACCGTTGACGATGCAGCCCATCACGGCTATGCGGCACGGCTTCCTGACCTTGCGCAATGCCTTCTCGACCCGTTTGGCGAGCTTGACGACATCGATCTCGGTGCGTCCACAGGTCGGGCAGACGATCAGCTCCGGCCGAGTCCGGTCCAGCAGTCCCAGGGACAGGGCAATGGCCTTGGCAATCTCCGTTTCGACAACCGGGTCGCCGGCGGCACTGACGCGAATGGTGTCGCCGATGCCCTCGGCCAACAGCGTTCCCAGGGCGACCGCCGAAGGAATGCTCGCATCAGCCGGCAGGCCGGCATGGGTCAGGCCCAGGTGCATGGGGTAGCCGAAGGCCTCGGCAATCGCCCGATTGACCTCGATGGTCCGCAATGCATCGCTGCTCTTGGCACTGAGGACGATCTGGTCGAAGCCGCGGTCCTCGAACAGCCGGACATAGCCGCTCATCTCTTCGAGCATCAGGGCGGTTCGCTCCTCCGGTGGGACGGGGGCCTTCTTCAGGTCACGGATGCTCGCCTCGTTGACGCCGATGCGGGCCGCGACGCGGTGCATCTTGGCCGCGTCGATGATGCGGCAGATGTCTTTGCGCTGCTTGATGTTGCCCGGGTTCAGGCGGATTTTCGCAGCCCCGGCCTCGATGGCCTCGACGGCGCGGTCGGCGCTGAAGTGTACGTCGGCGATCAGCGGCACGCGGACCTTCTGTACGATCTGCCCGAACGCGATCGTGTCGGCCCGGCGGGGCACTGCGATGCGGACCAGCCTGCACCCGGCGGCAGCGAGCCGCTGAACCTGCCGGACGCATCGGTCGACGTCGGTCGTCGGCACCTTGGTCATCGACTGGATGACGACGGGGGCCGATGAACCGATTTCCACCGGACCAACGGAGACGGAGGATGTATGTCTTCTCGTAATCACAGGGCGATTGTAGCTTGTCGTATTGTGCCCGGCAAACTAAAATGAGGTTGGTGTATGGGGGATGGGGTGGAGGTCGTCTGAGACGGGGTCGAATTGGCTGGAGTGATATGGGATTGGTTTTGCTGTATTTGGGCGCCGC encodes:
- a CDS encoding bifunctional folylpolyglutamate synthase/dihydrofolate synthase; this encodes MTKITKKTGKKRAARSSSKVVSIRTKKPFNNYRQATAYLFEKTDYEKEERVRYNVTTFSLDRMRNLLSLLGDPHAKINTVHIAGTKGKGSTATMLARMLESNGYTVGLYTSPHLVHLHERIVVNSQMISEAEMLGLMNRIYAPVEKLSKDDPPTFFEIMTALAFMYFADRKIDIGVIETGLGGRLDSTNVILPKVVGITSLSIDHKLQLGDTIDRIAMEKAGVFKKGVPAITVQQDPTAMSVLREQAIVVKAPLSVTGSSDIDFSYRFETSREHGPHTRICLTTPTSKFEHIRVPLHGKHQAINCGLALALLDRLRSSGYEIDIDKAADGLCGVTLPGRMEMVCDDPRIMIDGAHNAASVRALIHAIGQNIPYDSMVVIFGCNADKDIPGMLTELQYGADKVIFTRSNSMKAVSPQDLAEMYTDICGKMYQTSSSLGEALQLARSAVGREDLILITGSFYLIGQAKVRFQPNVTLAAS
- the ispG gene encoding flavodoxin-dependent (E)-4-hydroxy-3-methylbut-2-enyl-diphosphate synthase, yielding MITRRHTSSVSVGPVEIGSSAPVVIQSMTKVPTTDVDRCVRQVQRLAAAGCRLVRIAVPRRADTIAFGQIVQKVRVPLIADVHFSADRAVEAIEAGAAKIRLNPGNIKQRKDICRIIDAAKMHRVAARIGVNEASIRDLKKAPVPPEERTALMLEEMSGYVRLFEDRGFDQIVLSAKSSDALRTIEVNRAIAEAFGYPMHLGLTHAGLPADASIPSAVALGTLLAEGIGDTIRVSAAGDPVVETEIAKAIALSLGLLDRTRPELIVCPTCGRTEIDVVKLAKRVEKALRKVRKPCRIAVMGCIVNGPGEAADADIAVCAAREKAAFYLHGRKIAIVPEMEIIPRLLAAIEEL